One genomic window of Globicephala melas chromosome 8, mGloMel1.2, whole genome shotgun sequence includes the following:
- the CREBZF gene encoding CREB/ATF bZIP transcription factor isoform X2 translates to MRHSLTKLLAASGSDSPTRSESPAPVATCSLPPDLTRAAAEDEGTAAAGSPGRKQPRGDEGESDAGRGGRGIVAARAPSPEEMEEEAIASVPGEETEDMDFLSGLELADLLDPRQPDWHLEPGLNSPGPLSSSGGGSDSGGLWRGDDDDEAAAAEMQRFSDLLQRLLNGIGGCSSGSDSGGGEKRRRKSPGGGGGSSGNDNNQATTKSPRKAAAAAARLNRLKKKEYVMGLESRVRGLAAENQELRAENRELGKRVQALQEESRYLRAVLANETGLARLLSRLSGVGLRLTTSLFRDSPAGDHDYALPVGKQQQDLLEEEDSAGGVCLHVDKDKVSVEFCSACARKASSSLKM, encoded by the coding sequence ATGAGGCATAGCCTGACCAAACTGCTGGCGGCCTCGGGCAGCGACTCCCCAACCCGCAGCGAGAGCCCGGCGCCGGTCGCGACCTGCTCGCTGCCCCCGGACTTGACCCGGGCGGCAGCGGAGGACGAGGGGACGGCGGCGGCCGGGTCTCCCGGCCGCAAACAGCCGCGCGGCGACGAGGGCGAGTCGGACGCCGGGAGGGGGGGCCGTGGCATCGTGGCCGCGCGCGCGCCCTCGCCcgaggagatggaggaggaggctATCGCCAGCGTCCCCGGGGAGGAGACGGAGGACATGGACTTTCTGTCCGGCCTGGAACTGGCGGATCTGCTGGACCCCCGGCAACCAGACTGGCATCTGGAGCCCGGGCTCAACTCGCCCGGGCCTCTCTCCTCGTCCGGCGGAGGCTCGGATAGCGGCGGCCTGTGGAGAGGGGACGACGACGACGAGGCCGCGGCTGCCGAGATGCAGCGCTTTTCTGACCTGCTGCAGAGGCTGTTAAACGGCATCGGAGGCTGCAGCAGCGGCAGTGACAGTGGCGGCGGCGAAAAGAGGCGGAGAAAGTCCCCGGGAggaggcggcggcagcagcggcaaCGACAACAACCAGGCGACGACAAAGAGTCCCCGGAaggcggcggcggctgctgccCGTCTCAATCGGCTGAAGAAGAAGGAGTACGTGATGGGGCTGGAGAGTCGAGTACGGGGTCTGGCAGCCGAGAACCAGGAGCTGCGGGCCGAGAATCGGGAGCTGGGAAAGCGCGTACAAGCACTGCAGGAGGAGAGTCGCTACCTACGGGCCGTCTTAGCCAACGAGACCGGACTGGCTCGCTTGCTGAGCCGGCTGAGCGGCGTGGGACTGCGGCTGACCACCTCGCTCTTCAGAGACTCGCCCGCCGGTGACCATGACTACGCTCTGCCCGTGGGAAAGCAGCAGCAGGACCTGCTGGAAGAGGAGGACTCAGCCGGAGGAGTGTGTCTTCATGTGGACAAGGATAAGGTGTCGGTGGAGTTCTGCTCGGCGTGCGCCCGGAAGGCGTCGTCTTCTCTTAAAATGTAG
- the CREBZF gene encoding CREB/ATF bZIP transcription factor isoform X1 has protein sequence MRHSLTKLLAASGSDSPTRSESPAPVATCSLPPDLTRAAAEDEGTAAAGSPGRKQPRGDEGESDAGRGGRGIVAARAPSPEEMEEEAIASVPGEETEDMDFLSGLELADLLDPRQPDWHLEPGLNSPGPLSSSGGGSDSGGLWRGDDDDEAAAAEMQRFSDLLQRLLNGIGGCSSGSDSGGGEKRRRKSPGGGGGSSGNDNNQATTKSPRKAAAAAARLNRLKKKEYVMGLESRVRGLAAENQELRAENRELGKRVQALQEESRYLRAVLANETGLARLLSRLSGVGLRLTTSLFRDSPAGDHDYALPVGKQQQDLLEEEDSAGGVCLHVDKDKVSVEFCSACARKASSSLKIFFFR, from the exons ATGAGGCATAGCCTGACCAAACTGCTGGCGGCCTCGGGCAGCGACTCCCCAACCCGCAGCGAGAGCCCGGCGCCGGTCGCGACCTGCTCGCTGCCCCCGGACTTGACCCGGGCGGCAGCGGAGGACGAGGGGACGGCGGCGGCCGGGTCTCCCGGCCGCAAACAGCCGCGCGGCGACGAGGGCGAGTCGGACGCCGGGAGGGGGGGCCGTGGCATCGTGGCCGCGCGCGCGCCCTCGCCcgaggagatggaggaggaggctATCGCCAGCGTCCCCGGGGAGGAGACGGAGGACATGGACTTTCTGTCCGGCCTGGAACTGGCGGATCTGCTGGACCCCCGGCAACCAGACTGGCATCTGGAGCCCGGGCTCAACTCGCCCGGGCCTCTCTCCTCGTCCGGCGGAGGCTCGGATAGCGGCGGCCTGTGGAGAGGGGACGACGACGACGAGGCCGCGGCTGCCGAGATGCAGCGCTTTTCTGACCTGCTGCAGAGGCTGTTAAACGGCATCGGAGGCTGCAGCAGCGGCAGTGACAGTGGCGGCGGCGAAAAGAGGCGGAGAAAGTCCCCGGGAggaggcggcggcagcagcggcaaCGACAACAACCAGGCGACGACAAAGAGTCCCCGGAaggcggcggcggctgctgccCGTCTCAATCGGCTGAAGAAGAAGGAGTACGTGATGGGGCTGGAGAGTCGAGTACGGGGTCTGGCAGCCGAGAACCAGGAGCTGCGGGCCGAGAATCGGGAGCTGGGAAAGCGCGTACAAGCACTGCAGGAGGAGAGTCGCTACCTACGGGCCGTCTTAGCCAACGAGACCGGACTGGCTCGCTTGCTGAGCCGGCTGAGCGGCGTGGGACTGCGGCTGACCACCTCGCTCTTCAGAGACTCGCCCGCCGGTGACCATGACTACGCTCTGCCCGTGGGAAAGCAGCAGCAGGACCTGCTGGAAGAGGAGGACTCAGCCGGAGGAGTGTGTCTTCATGTGGACAAGGATAAGGTGTCGGTGGAGTTCTGCTCGGCGTGCGCCCGGAAGGCGTCGTCTTCTCTTAAAAT TTTCTTTTTTAGGTGA